A region from the Pseudomonas promysalinigenes genome encodes:
- a CDS encoding BatD family protein yields MSRFGVFVLSLFWAVMAHALPTLQASVDRTRLEAGETLELTLESQDVTQFGKPDLHALEDDFEVRGTRQLNSLHTLDGETRASTRWIITLLPKRSGSLRIPELQLGQSQSQPIDVQVLQADSSRPETASQVFIEATLDSDEVYVQAQAVLTLRIYHSVSLYDDSTLSPLQLDNAKVEPLGESRTYEKEINGIRHGVIETRYAVYPQQSGSLDIPPLTFTATAADNGEQPAGTTRAGRQVQVSSLPLHLSVRPIPSAWPASAPWLPARELTLEEHWNPDPANQPPQIGDSLTRSITLRAQGLSSTQLPQLPATEIVGLRRYPDQPLLRNEISERGMTANREEREALVPTHSGKLPLPALEITWWNTREDHLEHSSLPARTLDVQDNPALSADTPVGDNNAASHLLWPWQLATLVFALTTLMGFALWWRARSQPAVLRAAQNGPSPRTLLDDLKRASQANDPQATRQALDAWARQQPETLAEMAARFVPLSDALDGLNGALYSESGQYWQGEDLWRAIRTIPPAEQVFLPAGDGGSLPPLYPK; encoded by the coding sequence ATGAGTCGCTTCGGCGTCTTTGTTCTGAGTCTGTTTTGGGCCGTCATGGCCCATGCCCTTCCTACGCTGCAGGCCAGTGTTGACCGCACGCGCCTGGAGGCTGGCGAAACCCTTGAGCTGACCCTGGAAAGCCAAGATGTGACCCAATTCGGCAAGCCCGACCTGCACGCGCTGGAAGACGACTTCGAAGTGCGTGGCACACGCCAGTTGAACAGCCTGCATACGCTGGATGGTGAAACCCGGGCCAGCACCCGCTGGATCATCACCTTGCTGCCAAAGCGCAGCGGCAGCCTGCGAATTCCTGAGCTGCAACTGGGCCAGTCGCAGAGCCAGCCCATCGATGTGCAGGTGTTGCAAGCCGATTCCAGCCGCCCCGAAACCGCCTCGCAAGTCTTCATCGAAGCCACCTTGGACAGCGATGAGGTCTACGTCCAGGCCCAGGCCGTGCTGACGTTGCGCATTTACCATTCGGTGTCGCTGTACGATGACAGCACCTTGAGCCCGCTGCAGCTGGACAACGCCAAGGTGGAACCGTTGGGGGAGTCGCGCACCTACGAGAAAGAAATCAACGGCATACGCCACGGGGTGATCGAAACCCGCTACGCCGTGTATCCCCAGCAAAGCGGTAGCCTGGATATCCCCCCGCTGACCTTCACCGCCACCGCCGCCGACAACGGCGAGCAGCCGGCTGGCACTACCCGCGCTGGCCGCCAAGTGCAGGTCAGCTCACTGCCACTGCACCTGAGTGTTCGCCCGATCCCCAGCGCCTGGCCTGCCAGTGCACCATGGCTCCCGGCACGCGAGCTGACCTTGGAAGAACACTGGAATCCCGACCCAGCCAACCAACCACCGCAGATTGGCGACTCGCTGACTCGTAGTATCACCTTGCGCGCGCAGGGCTTGTCCAGCACCCAGCTGCCACAGTTGCCGGCCACCGAAATCGTCGGCTTGCGCCGCTATCCGGACCAACCGCTGCTACGCAACGAGATCAGCGAACGGGGCATGACTGCCAACCGCGAAGAACGTGAAGCGCTGGTGCCGACCCACAGCGGCAAACTGCCCCTGCCAGCCCTGGAAATCACCTGGTGGAACACGCGTGAAGACCACCTTGAGCACAGCAGCCTGCCAGCGCGTACTCTGGATGTGCAGGATAACCCGGCACTGAGCGCTGACACCCCGGTCGGGGATAACAACGCAGCCAGCCACCTGCTCTGGCCGTGGCAGCTGGCGACTTTGGTGTTCGCCCTGACCACGCTCATGGGGTTCGCTCTTTGGTGGCGCGCCCGCTCGCAACCGGCAGTACTGCGTGCTGCGCAGAACGGCCCGAGCCCCCGTACCTTGCTGGACGACCTGAAACGCGCATCCCAGGCCAACGACCCCCAGGCTACCCGCCAGGCCCTGGATGCCTGGGCGCGGCAGCAGCCTGAAACCTTGGCCGAGATGGCTGCGCGCTTCGTGCCGCTGTCCGATGCGCTGGATGGGTTGAACGGGGCGTTGTACAGCGAAAGTGGCCAGTACTGGCAGGGTGAGGATCTGTGGCGCGCGATCAGGACGATTCCGCCGGCTGAGCAGGTATTTTTGCCGGCGGGTGACGGTGGGAGCTTACCGCCGCTTTATCCGAAGTGA
- a CDS encoding vWA domain-containing protein, with translation MFELAWPWIFLLLPLPWLLRLLLPAADSGEPVLKVGFLDELEGLAGRRARLNLPTLRQQAPYMVIWLLLLLAAARPQWLGEPVPVAASGRDLLVAVDVSGSMDFPDMQFKGEDVSRLDLVKALLGDFLQDREGDRVGLILFGSQAYLQAPLTFDRRTVRTFLDQAQIGIAGKNTAIGDAIGLAVKRLRQRPAQSRVLVLVTDGANNGGQIHPLTAARLAAQEGVRIYTIGIGANPQASGTPGLLGLNPSLDLDEASLKEIADITHGAYFRAHDGAELNAIGDTLDQLEPVAQQPTQARTAKALYAWPLALALLLSVLLVMAVQWPDNWLHKVLRRPRFLQPHPEWRQRLKRLRLRKRR, from the coding sequence ATGTTTGAACTGGCCTGGCCGTGGATCTTCCTGTTGCTGCCGCTACCCTGGCTGTTACGCCTGTTGCTGCCTGCCGCTGACAGTGGCGAGCCGGTGCTCAAGGTTGGCTTCCTTGACGAGCTGGAAGGGCTGGCCGGGCGCCGTGCCCGCCTGAACTTGCCAACCCTGCGCCAACAGGCGCCGTACATGGTGATCTGGCTGTTGCTATTGTTGGCCGCGGCCCGCCCGCAGTGGCTCGGCGAGCCCGTGCCGGTGGCGGCCAGTGGCCGTGATCTGCTGGTTGCGGTGGATGTCTCCGGTTCGATGGACTTCCCCGACATGCAGTTCAAAGGCGAAGACGTAAGCCGGCTCGACTTGGTCAAGGCACTGTTAGGCGATTTTCTGCAAGATCGCGAAGGCGATCGGGTGGGGCTGATCCTGTTCGGCAGCCAGGCCTACCTGCAAGCGCCACTGACCTTCGACCGCCGCACGGTGCGGACCTTCCTGGACCAGGCGCAAATCGGCATCGCCGGGAAGAACACCGCCATCGGCGACGCTATCGGCTTGGCGGTCAAACGCCTGCGCCAACGCCCGGCACAAAGCCGGGTGCTGGTACTGGTGACCGATGGTGCCAACAACGGCGGGCAGATCCACCCATTGACCGCCGCCCGCCTGGCAGCCCAGGAAGGAGTAAGAATCTATACCATCGGCATCGGCGCCAACCCGCAAGCCAGCGGCACCCCTGGCCTGCTTGGCCTGAACCCGAGCCTGGACCTGGACGAAGCCTCGCTCAAGGAAATTGCCGACATCACCCATGGCGCCTACTTCCGTGCCCATGATGGCGCTGAGCTGAACGCCATCGGTGACACCCTCGACCAGCTCGAGCCTGTGGCCCAGCAACCGACCCAGGCGCGCACGGCCAAAGCGCTGTATGCCTGGCCCCTGGCCTTGGCTTTGCTGCTCAGCGTGTTGTTGGTGATGGCAGTGCAGTGGCCCGATAACTGGTTGCACAAGGTGCTGCGCAGACCGCGCTTCCTGCAGCCCCATCCAGAATGGCGGCAACGCTTGAAACGCTTGCGCCTGAGGAAACGGCGATGA
- a CDS encoding DUF4381 domain-containing protein yields MNPLDQLQPLIAPPAISLWPPAPGWWLLLALLPLLGWGLWRLRRWRPGKRPVVRAELPLDPVRVEALAELARLPRPYDGAPAGAWLQQINALLKRLCRNHYPGANSHTLNGRQWLAFLDNRCPAAGLTRWMVLVEGAYKPECKLDDKAIAGLSQAVETWIRKHV; encoded by the coding sequence ATGAACCCGCTGGACCAGTTGCAACCACTGATCGCGCCGCCAGCGATCAGCCTTTGGCCGCCCGCGCCGGGTTGGTGGTTGTTGCTTGCGCTACTGCCGCTGCTGGGCTGGGGACTGTGGCGATTGCGCCGCTGGCGGCCGGGCAAACGTCCGGTGGTGCGCGCCGAATTGCCGCTCGATCCGGTGCGGGTGGAGGCCTTGGCCGAACTCGCGCGCCTGCCGCGCCCCTACGACGGCGCACCGGCCGGCGCCTGGCTGCAACAGATCAACGCCTTGCTCAAGCGCCTGTGCCGCAACCACTACCCTGGCGCCAACAGCCATACCTTGAACGGCCGGCAGTGGCTGGCCTTTCTCGACAACCGCTGCCCGGCTGCCGGCCTGACCCGCTGGATGGTGCTGGTCGAAGGCGCCTACAAGCCTGAGTGCAAGCTCGATGACAAAGCCATCGCCGGGCTCAGCCAGGCGGTGGAAACCTGGATCCGCAAACATGTTTGA
- a CDS encoding tetratricopeptide repeat protein, whose amino-acid sequence MIDLWPQWLRPLWLLVVPLLGWLLFKLWHRRKRAGRWQMILPVAFQPVLLGGGSGSNSKLPWVALGLAWLLVVLALLGPSWQRLEETRQRPADPLVILLELTPQMLAEDVTPNRLEQARRKILDLLEHRNDSQTALVVYAGSAHTLVPLSDDLSTTRNLLEAIDPSIMPKPGQRADLAVQKGLALLAQSGLGQGRLLLVGSALSAAERQGITQALGRQGPSLLMLGIGTRDGAPVRQPNGEFLKDDQGGILVPRLDSASLKGFINGTGGRYRHARIDDLDLRGLGLFDNPRQLRDADQTLQLDSWADQGHWLLLPLLLLAACAGRRGWLFCLPLLLALPQPSQALEFNDLWLRPDQQGQQLLNKQRPAQAAQHFRDPQWRGMALYQAGDFAGAAEAFAQGDSAADHYNRGNALARSGELEAALDAYEQALERQPDLQPALANQALVQQLLQQREGQAQDQPANSDAQSPPGSETEGNSSSASNPAQGTPGNEEQAATEHAGDGNNDSQAAPGNQGGDDDSVTQPPQRPDSSNLDAEQRQALEQWLREIPDNPAELLRRKFWYEQQLHQEKTR is encoded by the coding sequence ATGATCGATCTATGGCCACAATGGCTGCGCCCCCTCTGGCTGCTGGTAGTCCCTCTGCTCGGCTGGCTGTTGTTCAAGCTATGGCACCGGCGCAAACGCGCCGGGCGCTGGCAGATGATTCTGCCAGTGGCGTTCCAACCGGTACTGCTCGGCGGCGGCAGCGGCAGTAACAGCAAGCTACCTTGGGTGGCCCTGGGCTTGGCCTGGCTGCTGGTGGTGCTAGCCCTGCTGGGCCCGAGTTGGCAGCGCCTGGAAGAAACCCGTCAGCGCCCGGCCGATCCGCTGGTGATTCTGCTCGAACTGACCCCGCAGATGCTTGCCGAGGATGTGACTCCCAACCGTCTGGAACAGGCCCGGCGCAAGATCCTCGATCTGCTCGAACATCGCAACGATAGCCAGACCGCGCTGGTGGTCTATGCCGGCAGCGCACACACCCTGGTGCCGCTGTCGGATGACCTGAGCACCACGCGCAACCTGCTGGAGGCCATCGACCCATCGATCATGCCCAAACCCGGGCAGCGCGCCGATCTGGCCGTACAGAAAGGCCTGGCGCTGCTGGCCCAGAGCGGCCTGGGTCAGGGTCGCCTGTTGCTGGTGGGCTCGGCGCTCAGTGCAGCCGAGCGCCAAGGCATCACCCAGGCTCTCGGCCGTCAGGGCCCAAGCTTGCTGATGCTGGGCATCGGCACACGCGACGGCGCACCCGTGCGTCAGCCCAACGGAGAATTCCTCAAGGATGACCAGGGTGGCATCCTCGTGCCGCGCCTCGACAGCGCCAGCCTCAAAGGTTTCATCAATGGCACCGGCGGGCGCTACCGGCACGCCCGTATTGACGACCTCGACCTGCGCGGCCTGGGGCTGTTCGACAATCCGCGGCAATTGCGCGATGCTGACCAGACCCTGCAACTGGACAGTTGGGCCGACCAGGGCCACTGGCTGTTGCTGCCCTTGCTGCTACTGGCCGCCTGCGCCGGACGGCGCGGCTGGCTGTTCTGTCTGCCGCTGCTGCTGGCCCTGCCACAGCCCAGCCAAGCTTTGGAGTTCAACGATTTGTGGCTGCGCCCCGACCAGCAGGGCCAACAGCTGCTGAACAAGCAACGCCCTGCCCAGGCCGCACAGCACTTCCGGGACCCGCAATGGCGTGGCATGGCGCTCTACCAGGCCGGCGACTTCGCCGGCGCCGCCGAGGCTTTCGCTCAGGGCGATAGCGCTGCCGACCACTACAATCGAGGCAATGCCCTGGCCCGCAGCGGCGAGTTGGAGGCTGCTTTGGACGCCTACGAACAGGCCCTGGAGCGGCAGCCCGACCTGCAGCCGGCGCTGGCCAATCAGGCACTGGTGCAACAGTTGCTGCAGCAACGCGAGGGCCAGGCGCAAGATCAACCTGCCAACAGCGATGCGCAGAGCCCCCCTGGCAGTGAAACCGAAGGCAACAGCAGCTCGGCCAGTAACCCCGCACAAGGCACGCCAGGCAACGAAGAACAAGCCGCAACCGAGCATGCCGGTGACGGCAACAACGACAGCCAGGCAGCCCCTGGCAACCAGGGCGGCGATGACGACAGTGTCACCCAGCCCCCCCAGCGCCCGGACTCGAGCAACCTCGACGCCGAACAGCGCCAGGCCCTGGAACAATGGCTGCGCGAGATCCCCGACAATCCGGCGGAGTTGCTGCGGCGCAAGTTCTGGTATGAACAGCAATTGCATCAGGAAAAAACACGATGA
- a CDS encoding exonuclease SbcCD subunit D C-terminal domain-containing protein yields the protein MRLFHTSDWHLGQSLHGQERDFEHACFLDWLLGQLHLRQPDALLIAGDIFDTVNPPVKAQERLYDFIVQAHEQQPKLQIVMIAGNHDSGSRIELPAALMRRLRTHALGRVQWLDEGQLDADRLLIPLTNSRGKVAAWCLALPFLRPAEVTGPQLGDDYLQGITQVHQQLIGAAQKKRKKDQALIAISHAHMAGGAVSEDSERSLIIGNAEALPAKLFDKSISYVALGHLHKPQKVNREDRIRYSGSPIPLSFAEISYPHQVLEVEFQGSELVSVEARPVPRAVALQRVGPAPLGELLEQLAELPVIDLLDDPNRQPWLEVRVRLDEPQPDLRQQIEGALHGKAVRLVRISTEYAGKGPAEDDDQVFVELAQMTPQDLFSRAWEQAYGNPADEQALADFALLLQDVQLQEEQP from the coding sequence ATGCGTCTGTTTCACACCTCCGACTGGCACCTTGGCCAAAGCCTGCACGGCCAGGAACGCGACTTCGAACACGCCTGCTTCCTTGACTGGCTGCTCGGCCAGCTACACCTTCGCCAGCCGGACGCGCTGCTGATCGCCGGGGACATCTTCGACACGGTCAACCCTCCGGTCAAAGCCCAGGAACGGCTCTATGACTTCATCGTCCAGGCCCACGAGCAGCAGCCCAAGCTGCAGATCGTCATGATCGCCGGCAACCACGATTCGGGCTCGCGCATCGAGCTGCCCGCCGCCCTCATGCGCCGCCTACGCACCCACGCGCTGGGCCGGGTGCAATGGCTCGACGAAGGCCAGCTCGATGCCGACCGCCTGCTGATCCCGCTCACCAACAGCCGCGGCAAGGTCGCTGCCTGGTGCCTGGCCCTGCCCTTTCTGCGCCCGGCTGAAGTCACTGGCCCGCAGTTAGGCGACGACTACCTGCAAGGCATTACCCAGGTGCATCAACAGCTGATCGGGGCGGCGCAGAAGAAACGCAAGAAAGACCAAGCCCTGATCGCCATCAGCCATGCGCACATGGCAGGTGGAGCCGTGTCGGAGGACTCCGAGCGCAGCCTGATCATCGGCAACGCCGAGGCCCTGCCGGCCAAGTTGTTCGATAAATCGATCAGCTACGTCGCACTCGGCCATCTGCACAAGCCGCAGAAGGTCAACCGCGAAGACCGTATCCGTTACAGTGGCTCGCCGATCCCATTGTCGTTCGCCGAAATCAGCTACCCGCACCAAGTGCTTGAAGTCGAGTTCCAAGGCAGCGAACTGGTCAGCGTCGAAGCTCGCCCGGTACCCCGCGCCGTGGCCCTGCAGCGGGTCGGCCCGGCGCCGCTGGGCGAACTGCTGGAACAACTGGCCGAGTTGCCTGTGATCGACCTGCTCGATGACCCCAACCGCCAGCCGTGGCTGGAAGTGCGGGTAAGGCTGGATGAACCGCAGCCCGACCTGCGCCAGCAAATTGAGGGCGCCCTGCATGGCAAGGCCGTCAGGCTGGTCCGCATCAGTACCGAATATGCAGGCAAAGGCCCTGCAGAAGACGATGACCAGGTGTTCGTCGAGCTGGCGCAGATGACCCCACAGGACCTGTTCAGCCGCGCCTGGGAGCAGGCCTATGGCAACCCCGCCGACGAGCAGGCCCTGGCCGACTTCGCTCTGCTGTTGCAGGACGTTCAGTTGCAAGAGGAACAGCCATGA
- a CDS encoding DUF2628 domain-containing protein, producing the protein MEGIPQSQSATGNLKPKWQERFAFFEQHGAPTSASYKAAFRALPFRKRILINSNFIGFFFGPIYWFVLGMWKKNLVMLGGMVVVSVLLGLYEMSTGTEIPRPVDNGINMAFAFLYMFLTNRAYYLKQAKGVNGWNPFEGQRMI; encoded by the coding sequence ATGGAAGGTATCCCGCAATCCCAGTCGGCAACTGGCAACCTCAAGCCTAAATGGCAGGAACGCTTTGCCTTCTTCGAGCAGCACGGCGCACCGACTTCCGCTTCTTACAAAGCCGCGTTCCGCGCCTTGCCTTTTCGCAAGAGAATCTTGATCAACAGCAACTTCATTGGCTTCTTCTTCGGCCCGATTTATTGGTTCGTGCTGGGGATGTGGAAGAAGAACCTGGTGATGCTGGGCGGCATGGTTGTCGTCAGTGTACTGCTTGGCCTCTATGAAATGTCGACCGGCACCGAGATCCCGCGCCCGGTGGACAACGGTATCAATATGGCTTTCGCCTTTTTGTACATGTTCTTGACCAATCGGGCTTATTACCTCAAACAGGCCAAAGGCGTGAATGGCTGGAATCCGTTTGAGGGGCAGCGGATGATTTGA
- a CDS encoding AAA family ATPase has product MKILAIRLKNLASLAGPVDIDFTTEPLASAGLFAITGPTGAGKSTLLDALCLALFGTVPRLNDIAREAKVPDGEGEIPTSDPRNLLRRGTGSGFAEVDFIGIDGHRYRARWEANRARDKANGKLQLSRQSLYDLDSEQVLGSGKSEYKQLIEARLGLNFEQFTRAVMLAQSEFSAFLKADDKERSELLEKLTNTSIYTRLGQRAFSKARETAETHNALKERASHLLPMAAQVRAELDQRLEQALQQLKADQAGERQLEQQRNWLAEQRQLNTQHAQAQASLQAAEQSWQQLVDQRTDLQRLERLAPQRHQFHRQQILRLQLAPLAEQLAEQQRQQLELQTHTAALEQAQIAAREALAHSQALHSESAPRLRQAFAGEDTLARLGQQQLEQQTACQLAEQQVADGQQHLLQTEQQQQRCEQQLAMIDAALVDSQHLAGLANAWQAYLPQLKQVMLIGGRLAKGREELPTLQAQASQANAHLQAEREQLELLFREAKAEPQALAEQIDLLGNMLQDNRKQQRAVEELSRLHGREQELRQQLDAVRERQLQAMQQRQQLIGEGTAAKAELEAAEQALNLTRQLLQRQRLARNTSVEELRGQLRDGEPCPVCGSADHPFHQPDALLQSLGRHDQAEEDAAQKQVETLNGKLVELRTQLGVVNAQLKDHQQQQQTMSEQLQPLLAQLQAHSLWPALAPQADKARSAWLDSQLQRLEEEIGKDEKRQSTLLALQKDAARLNQQLQVAEQAQQQAQRHLDQQHQAMASDERLLQQGLDDLAGVLPGDVLKALGDDPANAFMALDQQISQRLQQLEQRKDEQDELQARQQQLDKLRDQQQLRIQGLAQAQQQLAELDTQHQQAQAALTELLAEHASAEAWQQHLDSQLEQARAADAETTQRLQDLRTQGVQLASELKATAQQQQALNDECQQLQGDIAQWRAAHPELDDAGLDRLLAIDEGQLSELRQRLQLAEKTLEQSHVLLQERAQRLEQHAAQMSVQATVEELELALGSIRQRLAEHEQLCAELRAQQADDQRRQQASQALAAEIEQAYTQWQRWARLNALIGSASGDVFRKIAQGYNLDLLLHHANAQLRQLARRYRLKRGGSALGLLVLDTEMGDELRSVHSLSGGETFLVSLALALGLASMASSTLRIESLFIDEGFGSLDPESLQLAMDALDGLQAQGRKVAVISHVQEMHERIPVQIQVRRQGNGLSDVQVCG; this is encoded by the coding sequence ATGAAGATTCTCGCCATCCGCCTGAAGAACCTGGCCTCCCTGGCCGGCCCAGTCGACATCGATTTCACCACCGAGCCCTTGGCCAGTGCCGGCCTGTTCGCCATCACCGGGCCGACCGGCGCCGGCAAGAGCACCCTGCTCGATGCCTTGTGCCTGGCCTTGTTCGGCACCGTGCCGCGCCTGAACGATATCGCCCGTGAAGCGAAGGTACCGGACGGCGAAGGCGAGATCCCTACATCGGACCCGCGCAACCTCCTGCGTCGCGGGACCGGTAGCGGCTTTGCCGAAGTTGATTTCATCGGCATCGATGGCCATCGCTACCGTGCGCGCTGGGAAGCCAACCGCGCCCGCGACAAGGCCAACGGCAAGCTCCAGCTCAGCCGCCAGAGCCTGTATGACCTCGACAGCGAACAGGTGCTGGGCAGCGGCAAGAGCGAATACAAGCAATTGATCGAAGCCCGCCTGGGCCTGAATTTCGAGCAGTTCACCCGTGCGGTGATGCTGGCCCAGAGCGAGTTCAGCGCGTTCCTCAAGGCCGATGACAAAGAGCGCAGCGAGCTTTTGGAAAAGCTCACCAACACCTCCATCTATACCCGTTTGGGCCAGCGTGCGTTCAGCAAGGCCCGGGAAACCGCCGAAACCCACAATGCCCTCAAAGAGCGCGCCAGCCATCTGCTGCCGATGGCCGCTCAAGTGCGCGCTGAGCTCGACCAGCGCCTGGAGCAGGCGTTGCAGCAGTTAAAGGCCGACCAGGCCGGCGAGCGTCAGCTGGAGCAGCAGCGCAACTGGCTCGCTGAACAACGTCAGCTGAACACTCAGCACGCCCAAGCCCAGGCCAGCCTGCAAGCTGCCGAGCAAAGCTGGCAGCAACTGGTCGACCAGCGCACGGACTTGCAGCGCCTCGAGCGCCTGGCGCCGCAGCGGCATCAATTCCACCGCCAGCAGATCCTGCGCCTGCAACTGGCCCCGCTGGCCGAGCAGCTCGCCGAACAACAACGCCAGCAATTGGAGCTGCAGACACACACCGCGGCGTTGGAGCAGGCGCAAATCGCCGCCCGCGAAGCCTTGGCCCACAGCCAGGCCCTGCACAGCGAAAGTGCGCCGCGCCTACGCCAGGCGTTCGCAGGCGAAGACACCTTGGCCCGCCTCGGCCAGCAGCAGCTCGAGCAGCAAACTGCCTGTCAGCTTGCCGAACAGCAGGTGGCCGACGGGCAGCAGCACCTGCTGCAAACCGAGCAACAGCAGCAGCGTTGCGAACAACAGTTGGCGATGATCGACGCCGCCCTGGTCGACAGCCAGCATCTGGCTGGCCTGGCCAATGCCTGGCAGGCCTACCTGCCACAACTCAAGCAAGTGATGTTGATTGGCGGCCGCCTGGCCAAGGGCCGCGAGGAGCTACCGACCCTGCAGGCTCAAGCCAGTCAGGCCAACGCACACCTGCAAGCTGAGCGTGAGCAGCTCGAGCTGTTGTTCCGCGAAGCCAAGGCTGAACCCCAAGCGTTGGCTGAACAGATCGACCTGCTCGGCAACATGCTGCAGGACAACCGCAAGCAACAACGCGCCGTCGAGGAGCTATCACGCCTACATGGCCGTGAACAGGAACTGCGCCAACAGCTGGATGCCGTGCGTGAACGTCAGCTGCAAGCCATGCAACAGCGCCAGCAGCTCATCGGCGAAGGGACCGCGGCCAAGGCTGAGCTCGAAGCGGCCGAACAGGCGCTCAATCTTACCCGTCAGCTGCTGCAACGCCAGCGCCTGGCACGTAACACCAGCGTCGAAGAACTGCGCGGCCAACTGCGCGATGGCGAGCCCTGCCCAGTGTGCGGCAGTGCCGATCATCCGTTTCACCAGCCCGACGCACTGCTGCAAAGCCTCGGTCGCCATGATCAGGCTGAAGAGGACGCTGCGCAAAAGCAGGTCGAAACCCTCAACGGCAAACTGGTTGAGCTGCGCACTCAACTCGGTGTAGTGAACGCCCAGCTCAAGGACCATCAGCAACAGCAGCAGACCATGAGCGAGCAGTTGCAGCCACTGCTGGCACAATTGCAAGCCCATAGCCTCTGGCCCGCGCTCGCGCCGCAAGCCGACAAGGCCCGCAGCGCCTGGCTCGACAGCCAGTTACAACGCCTGGAGGAGGAAATCGGCAAGGACGAGAAACGTCAAAGCACCCTGCTCGCCCTGCAAAAAGATGCCGCCCGCCTGAACCAACAATTGCAGGTCGCCGAGCAGGCCCAACAGCAGGCCCAGCGTCATCTGGACCAACAGCACCAGGCAATGGCCAGCGATGAACGGCTGCTGCAACAAGGGCTCGATGACTTGGCAGGTGTGCTGCCGGGCGATGTGCTCAAGGCCTTGGGCGATGACCCAGCCAACGCTTTCATGGCCCTCGACCAGCAGATCTCCCAACGCCTGCAGCAACTGGAGCAGCGCAAGGACGAACAAGACGAGCTGCAGGCGCGCCAGCAACAGTTGGACAAACTGCGCGACCAGCAACAGCTGCGCATTCAGGGGCTGGCGCAGGCGCAGCAGCAGCTCGCCGAACTCGACACGCAACACCAGCAGGCCCAGGCCGCCTTGACCGAGTTGCTGGCCGAACACGCCAGCGCCGAAGCCTGGCAACAGCATCTGGACAGCCAGCTCGAACAAGCCCGCGCCGCCGATGCAGAAACCACCCAGCGCCTTCAGGACCTGCGCACACAGGGCGTGCAACTGGCAAGTGAGCTCAAGGCCACCGCCCAGCAACAGCAGGCGCTGAACGATGAATGCCAGCAGCTGCAAGGCGATATCGCCCAGTGGCGCGCAGCGCACCCAGAGCTCGACGACGCTGGGCTCGATCGCCTGCTAGCCATCGACGAAGGCCAGTTGAGCGAGCTACGCCAGCGCCTGCAACTGGCCGAGAAAACTCTCGAACAGAGCCACGTATTGCTCCAGGAGCGGGCGCAACGGCTAGAGCAGCACGCGGCGCAGATGAGTGTGCAGGCGACCGTCGAAGAGCTTGAGCTCGCCCTGGGCTCGATACGCCAACGCCTGGCCGAGCATGAACAGCTCTGCGCCGAATTGCGCGCGCAGCAAGCCGATGACCAACGCCGCCAGCAGGCGAGCCAGGCGCTGGCGGCAGAAATCGAGCAGGCTTACACCCAGTGGCAGCGTTGGGCCCGGCTCAACGCGCTGATCGGCTCGGCCTCAGGCGATGTGTTCCGCAAAATCGCCCAAGGCTACAACCTCGACTTGCTGTTGCACCACGCCAATGCCCAATTGCGCCAATTGGCGCGTCGTTATCGGCTCAAGCGTGGTGGCAGCGCCCTGGGTCTGCTGGTACTGGATACCGAAATGGGCGATGAACTGCGCTCGGTGCACTCACTGTCTGGCGGTGAAACATTCCTGGTTTCGCTGGCATTGGCCCTGGGCCTGGCCTCGATGGCCTCGAGCACCTTGCGCATTGAATCGCTGTTCATCGATGAAGGGTTTGGTAGCCTGGACCCCGAGTCGCTGCAACTGGCCATGGATGCCCTTGACGGTTTGCAGGCACAGGGGCGCAAGGTCGCGGTCATCTCCCACGTACAGGAAATGCACGAACGGATCCCAGTGCAGATCCAGGTGCGCCGCCAGGGCAATGGGTTGAGCGATGTGCAGGTGTGCGGATGA